The following is a genomic window from Dermatophilaceae bacterium Soc4.6.
CTTGTGCCCACGCCGGCCGAGGGTGTCCTGCTGGACCCGGCGGCGGACCTCGTCAACGACCTGGGTCCCGAGCTTCACGACGTGGAAGGCGTCAAGGACGGCGACGGCATCGGGTAGCTCGTCGCGGATGGCGTCGGCGTACCCGCGGAACGGGTCGAGGGAGGCGTGCTTGATCCCGGCGGTGAACGTGTTCGGCTGCTTCTTCAGCCACCCCGCGTAGGCGGTGCCGGTCCGGCCGGGGACGACGTCCAGGAGGCGAGCATGCAGCTGCCCCTCGGCGTCTCGGGTCAGGTCGACCATCCCCGTCACGGCCCGTTGGGCGTCCCCGATCTTCGAGGACCGCCAGATGTGCTCGTCCACGCCGAGGACCTCGACCCCGTCCAGGCGGGCCGGGTCGGCCACGCGGCGGGTGGCCTCGGCCTCGACCGCGTCCCAGCAGGTGTGCCAGTCGACGCCAAGATGACGGGCCAGCGCGGACACCGTGGTGTCGTCCAGGGTGAGCGCGTCCGTGGCTCACGCCGCCGCTCTGCTCGTGAGCTTCGCCCGGGGTGCGACGAGGTCGTGACGCTCGGTGAAGACCCCTACCGGGCACGCCGGTTCGCGGCACCGCCACAGCCGGGCGAGCCACACCAGCCGCACCGGCACCCCGAACGCGGGGGCTTCCGCGACGACCCGTCGTCGCCGGCCGTGCCCGATCGCGACGACCCCGCAGGACGGGCAACCGCCGACATCGGCGTCGGTCTCGATAGTCAGAACGAACCTGGTCTCGTCGCGCTGGACGGTCAGGACGTGCATGCCCGGCACGTCGAACAACAGGTCGGTGCGAGGGCACCAGGTCGCGCTCGAGGCGCACGTAGAGTGGTCCACGTCGAGGCCTTCTCTTGGAGCAACTGCTTGGTCGCTGTTGATCCTGAAGGCCTCGACACCCTCATGTGCGGACCGCCACGCCGGGCCCTGTCAGAGCGGGCCCCCACGCTTAAATCCGAAGAGCCGTCTAAGGGTCTTCGCTACGAGTCCACGAGACCGACGTCTCTACTGCGGTGTAAGAAAACGCTGGTCCACTGATGCCCCCATATGCACCCCATCTTCCTCTCTTCACCCGCTGCAGCATCAACAGGCGATATGCCAATGCCGCGCAACCGTAAGGAGCTACCCCATCGCCGCACCCATCTGGTCCGACGAGTTCATCAACTTAGGCGTCGCCTGATGCGCCCAACCCAGGACGAGGCGAAGGCTGGGGCCGCGACTGCCAAGGCGGAGTGGCAGGCCTTGATTGACGACAACGACAAGCTCAAGGTGTTGGGCGAGCAGCAGGCGCAGGCCGCCGACGGCCGTGCAATCTCGGCAGCGCAGAAGGATGCCATCGGCGTGACCAGAACGGCATTCTCGCGGCGCTTCGTGCAGGCGAAGGTCATGGAGGTCTAATGATTGATGCATCCGACGAGCCCGTGATCGTACCCGAGGCCGATGAGTGGAACGCGGACCTACGCAATTGGTGTCGATGCGCAAATCTGTCGCCTGAGCGTCGCCTTAACGTGAGAAGCCCACGCCCACCTCAAACCCAGCAACCGCTTTACGAATTCATGCGCCCTTCAGACTAAAGACGATTGCTGTGCCAGCCAAGACAGACAGAACCGCACAAGTTACGGGAACCGACAAAATCATTATCCGTTGAAGGATTGGCCGCGGCCCTCCCTCCTTAAGCCGACGCCTCCAAAGTTCTGAGCTTTCCAATGAGGACATGGAGAGGGCGACCTGCATCTTGATCATCCACCATGCGATGCCAATTAGGGGTCCCACCACAAGCGCCGGATCGATGTATTGCAGGCGCATATCCTCGATTCCGATGGCGGTAGAGCTCACAACATAGCGCATGACGGCGTTGAAGGCTCCCCAGATGACGACTACTAGGAGTGTGATCGCTGTGGATTGACCGACCGCCTCCGACAACGCACCAAGCCCCTTTTTGAAGGGCGTTGATGCGCCTTTGGTACCATTTTCAGCATCAGTGGGGGAAGGCACGGTCTTGTTAGAAGGGCTCGGCGAACCAGCGATTAAGAACAGCAGGGAGACCACCGAGAAAGTCAAGTACGCGACTATAGAAACAACCGTTAAGGCGGGCCCGTAAGTGGTGCTTAGGAAATTGGCGGCCACATTATAAAAGATGAGGGCGATCGCGGCCACGCAAAGGCCCACAGCAAGCAACTTTCCGACAGTCCGCAGACGGCGCAACTCAAGCTTGATGTCGGCCGCCAACATCTCTTCCGGGCTCCGCTGTCCCTGTTCTATGTGGCCGGATTCATTAATATCATCCGGCCCGCTGTTCTTTTGCCCAACTGTATGGGGGGCCATTTGCCCTTTGGCGACCCCTGCTGACGGAGTTTTTGGAGCGGGGGTCGGCGTCATGTCAGATGGCCTCGGCTTCGGCTGCTGTTCTGGGCACTCGGACTCACTGATCCTACTCCTCGCACTCGCCTGCATCGCTCGATGGGCCGGCCCTGCGTCACGAGTGGGGCCTCTGGGCGCCGACGCGCTACTGCGGTACGGCTCATCCTCGGCCTTGGCAGGCCCGGCGAGCGGGGCCTTCCTTGCTATCGGCACCTCGCGGAGAGGGTCAAGTTGCCTCCCCGAGCTACGTTTTTGCTCCGAATCAACACACGATCCGTGCCGGCGCGCTAGTCCGACGCGTCCGTATCTGAGTCGTCGCCGTTTTCAACGACCAGCTCGTCCCCCTCGCCAACCGTACCGAGTGTCAGGCCCGTCAACGCCGAGACATGCTTATGCAGGTGATCGGCCCGAATCTCAAGGAACAGCTGATAATCATCTTTCAGAGCTGCGTTTAACGCCGCCTCGGGGACAAGATTGGCGGCAAGGCGTGTCACTACCGCAGCTCGGCCAGACTGCTCGATTAGCCTTCCTAGATACTCGCTTGGGGCGGAATCACGTATCGAGATGTTGCTCGCAGACGTGAGGAGAATGATGTTGCCAACTACGTTCGCACTGGTGGCGTCGACTCCATTTCGTTGGAGGTAGGCCTTCGGAAAAAAGTGGTGATATTCCTTGTCATTTGACCAAGCCAAGGATTTGTCGACGCTGATCTTTTGCCCATTGAGCAGGTCGACAGGACCGTGATCAGCCAATAGAAGGCCCAGCATCTTGGAGACCGCACTATTGGACCTGAAGGGACGCATCCTCCAGAGAGCTGATGACGGAACGACGCCTCCCTCCCCGAGAGTGGGTTGCTTCCCAGCCACGAACTCACGGATCTGCTTAGTGTCCTGCGTCATTTGCCCGCTATCCCACCCGCCGAAGTAACCGGAGAGGGTCGTCAGCCAGAACCATCGCTTGATTTCCGACAGTTGGCTGTCGGTTGGCGTTGGCAGGAGTCGAAAAACTTCACAAAGCACGGCGAACTGGTTGGCGTACGGCAACGCCTCCGCCCTGGGTGCGCCGATCTCGGTGGTGAGAAAGTCCGCCGCTCGTAGTGAAGCCTGCTTCATGGAGTCGGCTGCCTCTTGCAGCTCCTTCTTGCTCAGCTCTCGCAGGCCATCGATGCTCGCCGCTGAGAAGTCACCCCCAGACGCTGCCCCAAGCGTTCGCAGAAAAGTCTTATTATCTAGGCCGTCAAACTTCTTCGGCTCCAAGTTCGCTTTGATATCATCTACTGTCTTACCAAGGTCAAAGTCAGGACTCCAAGTGGCCGCACGCATGAGGTCATATATGGTGAGCCGCGTCCCGGTTGAGTTGATTCGTTCGAAGACGGGCGCCACATCGTCAATCGTCATATCTCCCAGAGTGACCAATGGGACTTGATATTGTAGAAAACGCACGAACAACAGATCGGCTCGTGCCTTCAGTTCGGCATCCTCGACCGGTGCCAAGAACTTGTAGAATTCTGGCGCATTGCTCAGGCGTCGCAACGGGATCTGATGTGAGGGGTAGTCGTTGATGATGTCGGAGTGTTGGAAGCGCCCCGTCCGCAAATCAAAGATCACATTCCACACACTTTTGGCGCTATTTGGCTGGTCTCCCTCGCCCTTTGCCTCAGCAGGCTTCCAGTAGATTGCGCCACATACCGCGGACAGACGCTGCTGCCCGTCCAGCAGGTAGTTGACTGGGTAGCTTTCGCTACGCTCCGCCACGTCCAGGTCCGCAATGGTTCGCTTACTTTCGAGCCGCTGGCTCGACTCCCAGACAAGCAGACTCCCGATTGGATAGTTCTTGTAGATTGAGTCCATTAGTTCCAAGATTTGCTTACGTTTCCACACGAAGGGCCGCTGAAACTCCGGGAGCACGATGTCTCCGATCAGCACCCTGTTCGCGAGCTGCAAAATCCGCTCGGGCGTAGGCTTCGGGTCACGTGCGGTCTCTGAAGTGGTGGCCATGACGCTGAGGCTACTAAGTTCCTCCCGGTTCGACACCCCGAGACCGGCGGACGTCCTGTGGTTAGCCGAGGTCCGACCAGGGAGAGGTGCAGGACATGGAAATCTTGCTGGACTTGAACAAGCCGCGCGGTCGAACCGCGCCAGGGCCGCGCAGGGTGGTTGAGCTAGTTGCACACGAGTGCAGGATCAGCTTCACGGCCAGCCGAATCGACCTCGGTGTCACCGGCATACGGTTGGCGGCGTAGTGGGGCCGGCACGGCTGCCAGCCTGAACCGACCAGGGTTTGCGGCGATTGCCTCCACCAGTTCGGTGTCGGCATAGGAGGTCGCGATCTACATGGGCGGCCCGGGTGTCGTGCTCCTGTGCCAGAGTGGTGCTATGCCAGGCTCGAGCACGGGTTCGATGGGTGAGCGCATCGCGGCTTACCGCCGTCGTCGCGGGATCAGCCAGGCCGCCTTGGCGGGCTTGGTCGGCAGATCTGAGTCATGGCTGAGTCAGGTCGAGCGCGGCGTCCGGTCGGTGGATCGGCTATCTGTTCTCCTCGACATGTCGCGCATCCTCCACGTCGACGTTGAGGCACTGATCGGTCGACCGTGGGACCTCGCTCCCAACGGTGGCGCTCAGGAGGACGAGCTGGTCGGCATCCGACGGTTCTTCGGTCGTTACGACGAGCTCGCCGGGGTGGCTTCGGACCCGCTGCCACCGAAGGACCTACGGACTCGCATCGCCCGAGCGCACACCCGCTATCAGGCAGCGGAGTACCGGGGCCTGGTGGAGGATCTCCCGGATTTACTGGGCCACGTGGATGTCACCCGCTTCAACGGCCGGGACAGTAACCGTCGAGAGACGCTCTTGGCCTACGTGTACGCCTACGTCGCAGGAGCGAAGCTGTTGACTAAGCTAGGTGTTCCGGACCTGGCGATGCTCGCCGCGGACCGATGCGCCGCGGCATCGATGGAGGCAGACTCCCTCGCCGCGCGAGGTCTGGCCGCCTACCAGGTCGCCTGCGCCCTCCTGCGAGCCGACCGCACTGACGACGCCGAGCATCTTGCTGTCACCATGGCGGCCCAAGTCGATCGCGAGGCTCGCTCGGATGACCCGGCCTCGTTGTCCGTGGCCGGCGCTCTGTGGCTCATCAGTGCGGTGATTGCGGCGCGCCGGACGGAGCGGACGGAGGCGTTGGAGAGGCTCGATCGTGCCGAGCGGCTCGCCCAACTGCTGGGCGAGGACGGCAACCATCTGTGGACCGCGTTCGGGCCGACCAACGTCGCGCTCCACCGGGTAGCTGTAGCAACGGAACTGGGGGACTCAGGCGAGGCTCTGCGCGCGGCGATGGAGATCGACGTGACCAACTTCCCGGCAGGGTTGAAGAGCCGTAAGGCTCAACTCCACCTGGATCTTGCGTGGGCGCAAGCTCAGCGCAAGCGTGACGCCGAGGCCACCTTGCACCTGTTGGAGGCGGAGCAGGTGGCCCCTCAGGTGGTGCACTACAACGTTTCTGTCCGGGAGCTGATCAGAGAAATGCTCGCGCGGTCGGGCCGCTCGCAGACGTCGGCGCTCGACAAGCTAGCCGTCCGTGCCAGTGTTCTGGTGTGACCACCCCTCCTTCGACCCGGGTCCTGACGCTGCTTACCTGCGCGGCGCCCTTGGCTGAGCGGGCAGCGGACATTGCAGGGGCGTTCACGTCGGCGGGCTGGAGGGTTTGTGTTGTCACGACTCCGTCTGCGTCGGCCTGGGTCGATGCGGAGGCCATCGAGGCTCTAACTGGTCACGCACCGAGGTCGATGCAGCGATCGCCCGCGAACCCGAGCCAGGACGCGTTCTCTGGGTCAGCGGTGATCGTTGCTCCCCTGACGTTCAACACCCTGAACAAGTGGGCCCTCGGCATCGCCGACAACTACGCCCTCGGCATCCTCTGCGAAGCCGTCGCGCTCGGGCGTCCCGTGGTCGCGGTCCCCATGATCGGGCGACGGTTCTGGGGTCATCCCGCCACCGCAACAAGCATGGCGTTGTTGCTCGGGTGCGGGGTCACCATGGTCGACCTGGCAGGCGGTAGGGGCACGATCAGCCCTCTGGAGTCAGGGTCGGGACCGTCGCTGGCAGCGGCCTTTGACCCCACGACCCTGCTGGCGCGGTTCGCGTAGCCGAACCCTCCAACCGCACAAAGATGCGGGTAGGACAGAAGTCGCAGGTACTCGGCCTCGACTCCCCCACGCTTCTCCGGTCAGAGACAGAGCCCCCTTGGGGCCACTTGATCAGGAGGCAAGCGATGGCGTCGTACGCGGTGGATGGCCGGCAGCAGGGGATGCGGTCGACGGGGATCGTCAACGAGGTCAAGGAGTGGGTGGACGGCCCGGAGGGGCGGCGTCGCCCGTCGGAGCTGCAGGCCCGGGACGAGGACACGGGGATGCCGCTTTGGGAGGTCGAGGTCCTGTACAAGCAGACCTCGTTCGGGCGGGTTGCGAGCACCACGGGCCTGGTGCGGGTCGGGTCGCCGGTGCGGCCGGTGCTGGGCGAGTTCGCCACGGTCGCGTTCGAGGGGCTGGTGGTCGAGGTTCGGCTGACGAAGGCCGGCGGCCTCTCGGAGTCGTGGCGCGCCGAGGGTGTCGCGGACACCGCCTCGGCGGACGTCCCGGCGGTCGCCAGCGCGTCGGGCTCGTCGGGCTCGTCGGGTTCGTCGGGCTCGTCGGGCTCGTCGGGGTCGTCGGGCTCGGCGTCGGGGTCCGGTGGGTCGGGTAAGGCGGCGGCGTGATGGTCGGCTCCGTCGACCTGGACGGGTGGGCCCGCTCGCTGGTGGTCACAACCGACGACGACGCGATCGGCGTGGTCGAGGAGCTGCGGTTCCGGGTCTCGATGATCGAGTCGACGGCGGCCCGCTTGCAGACGAAGCTGTCGGACTGCCCCGGTGACATCGGGACCGCCCTGAGTCGGGTGATGTCGCTGCTCGAGGACGCCGAGGGTGAGCTGATCGAGGTCCGCGCCGGGTTCGCCCGCCACGAACGAGGCAACCGATGATCACCCCGGCCAGCACCACGACCCCCGCACCCGCCTCGTCGGCGATCGATGTCCCGGCGCCGGGATGGCCGACGCTCGCCCGGCAGGTGCTGGCCCGGTGCTGGCGTCTCCTCGCTGTGGCGTGGCGGTCGGTGACCCGGTCTGTGCGGCTGCTGGCGCGGGTGCACCTTGCCCTCGTGCTGGTGGTGCTGGTCGGTTGGTACCAGCACCGGACCTCGTGGGTGCTCGCTGGAGGCTCGGTCGCCGTGGTGCTGCTCGCCTGGCCCGGTGTGCACCGGCTGTCGTGGACTGCGGTGGTCGAGCGGTGGCACACGATCTGGTGGTACTACCGGTACTGGGAGGTCACCTGCGGACGGGTCTCCCTGTCCGTCTATCGCAGCAGCGCCGACCAGCACCTCGCCCGACGACGACGAGGACTGGCCCGACTCCTCCCCGCGTCGTTGCCCTGGTCGGGGCGGGCCACGAGGTCCAGCAAGGCTTCCTCGGCGCGGATGCTGCCGTCGTCGGTCACCGTGGTCCCGCGGCTGCAGTCGGTGAAGGTCCGCGGGCCGGTGGTGGTGCTGCGGGTGCGGCTTGTCGCCGGCCTGACCCTGCTCGACGTCGAGCGGTCCGCACCCCGGCTGGCGGTCGCCCTCGACGTGCCCCGGGTCCTCGTTGACCCTGACGGGCACAACGGCGCCCGGCTCACGCTGACGACGTCGGACATGCTCGCGCAGCCCTTCCCGACGACCCTGCCCGACCAGGAGTCGACGCCTAGCCTTGTGCCGCAGCTGGTGCCCGGGTCGGTGGTGGTCGGGCGGGTCGAGGACGGCACCGACTGGCACGTCCCGCTCGGCCCCTCGACCTTGGTCGCGGGTGCGGCCGGTGCGGGGAAGGGGTCGGTGCTGTGGGGTGTCGTCCTCGGCCTCGGACCGTGGGTGCGGACCGGGCTGATCCGGTTGCACGGGATCGACCTCAAAGGCGGGATGGAGCTCCTCCTGGGCCGGGGCATGTTCTCCACGATGGCCACGACCCCGGACGAGGCGGTCGCCCTGTTGGAGGACCTCGCCGGGCAGTGCGTCACCCGCACCCATTTCCTGGCGGGGCGGGTCCGGACCCACACCCCAACCGTGACCGAGCCGCTGCACCTGCTCGTCATCGATGAGCTGGCCGCGGTCACCGCGTACCTCGGGGACCGGCAGCTGCGGGACCGGGCCGACCGGGCCCTGTCGCTGCTGCTGTCGCAGGGGCGGGCGCCACGGTTCGTGGTCTGGGCGTTCCTGCAGGACCCCCGCAAGGACGTCGTCCCCCAACGAGGACTGTTCCAGCTGACCATCGGACTGCGGCTGCGGGACACGTCCGAGGTCGCGATGATCTTCGGCGACGGCGCCCTGGTCGGCCTCGCCCCCTGCCACCGGATCACCCGCCAGGCCCCCGGCACCGGGTACGTCCTGCCCGAGGGCGGCGGGAACCCCGTGCGGGTCCGGGCCGGATACACCGACGACGACACCATCCGCGACGCCGCCTGGCTCTACGGCGCACCGGGCGGTGGTGGCCGGGTGGGATGGTCTCCCACCGTGGCCACTGCCTCTGGTGGCTCGGCCAGTGGGGGAACTGGTCTGCGGGGATCGTCGCCGGCTGCGCCTGCCGCGGCGACCACCGAGACGGCCGAGACCACCGAGATCCCGGTTCAGTCCTCGGGGCGTGACACCAGCAGCGACACCGTCCCCCTGGGTGAACCGGTCCCGCCGTTGCCCGGGCCGCAGCCCAGTCGGCCACGTCCACCTCGCAAGCCGCGGTCTCCGCGCCGGAGCACGCGGGTGCTTCCGACCGAGGCCGGGGCAGAAGACGTCGCGCTGGACGAGAACGTGAGTCGGCCTGCAGCCACTGGTGCGGGGGTGGCGTGATGACCCCGGCCCAGGACGAGGGGTGGTCTCCCGCCTATGGGGTGCGGGTGCCGATTGACTTCACGGGGGGACCGTCGCGGGCGGACCTCGACCACGGGGACTGGCGCGGCGACGCGGAGTGCGCCCGGGAGGATGACCGGTGGTGGTTCGCTGGCCCGGCCACCGCCGAGTATCGGATGGCGGTGACGGTCTGCGGGGAATGCCCCGTCCGGCGGCAGTGCCTGGCCGTTGCGCTGGTTTACGAGGAGGAGTTCGGGATCTGGGCTGGGACCGGCGCCCGCCGACGGAACACGCTCGTTGCGCAGCTGCGTGATGGGACCCCACTTGGGGAAGTGCTTGACCGTGTCCTTGACCATGGACACCATCGCGCCCCGGTGCAGACGAAGTCGGGCAAGCCATCCTCAGCTCGTCGACCGGGCTCGTTCGCTTTCCCCGACTTCGGGGGGAGTGCCGCGTGAGCTTGCTGCCGATGCTGCGTTCTCAGGCCGACGCCCGTGGCCGGCTCGGAGAGGGCTTCGACGTCGGGTCTGACGCTGCTCGGGTGGCGGCGGAGTCGGCTGGGGTGTGTGTGCGCCCGCACGTCAAGACCGTCACGGACGTCACCACCGGCGCGACCACCGCCGTCCCCATCCCCTGCGGGTCGACCCGCGAAGCGGTCTGCGCACCCTGTGCGACGAAGGCGAAGCGGCTTCGGATGCATCAGTGCCGCGAGGGCTGGCACCGCGCCACCGACCCCGACCTCGCGGACGACAACCCGGACGGTGCCGACGAGGCCGACGAGCCGGCGGCTGACAAAGAGCAGCTCGAGGACGGGGCCGACGACGAGGCTCCCGGAGCTGCCGGCGCTCGGCGGGTGCGCTCGACCCGGCGCCTCGACGGGTTCCCGGACCTGCCCACGATTACGATGAACCAGCGCACCACCGGCCGGACCTTCACCGACGAGGCGACCGGGAAGCATTATCAGCCGTCGATGTTCGTCACCCTCACCCTGCCCTCGTACGGGCGGATCATCCCCGGCACCGGGGTCCCGGCCGACCCGACGAGCTACGACTACCGGCGGGCTGCGCTGGATGCGATCCTGTGGCCGCGGCTGCTCGACCGGTTCTGGCAGAACCTGCGCCGATGCGCCGGCTACAAGGTCCAGTACTTCTCCGCCATCGAAGCCCAACGACGGCTGGCCCCGCATCTGCACGCCGCGGTTCGCGGCACGATCCCGCGGGCCACGATCAAGGCCGTCACCCGGGCGACGTACCACGCGGCGTGGTGGCCGGCGCTCGACACGATCGCCTACCCCGTGCTCGGTGGGCCTGGCACCGATGCGGTGCCGCTCTGGGTGCCCGAGCTGGAGGCGTACGTCGACCCCGACACCCTGACTCCGCTCCCGACCTGGGAGCAGGCGTGCGACGAGGTCGAGGACCCCGCTCACGTCGTCCGGTTCGGAAGTCAGGTCGACATCAAGGGCCTGCTCGGGGGCACCCCCGACTCCGATCGGACCGTGCGATACCTGTGCAAGTACCTGACCAAGAACATCGCGGACACCTACATCGGCCAGCACCCCGCCGACCACGCGGACGGCGACGACACGGGCGAGAGTGGCCGCGGCGGTTGGGTCGCTGCCGCGTATGAGCGGCACATCGACCGCCTCCACGCGGAGGTGCAACTGCTGCCCTGCGGGCCTGCGTGCGGCAACTGGCTGCGCTACGGCGTGCAACCCGCCGAGGCCGGCCCCGGTCTCGCCCCCGGCCGGTGCCAGTCCCCGACGCACGACAGGGAGAACCTAGGCCTCGGCGGACGGCGGGTCCTGGTCTCGCGGCAGTGGTCGGGCAAGACCCTGACCGAGCACCGCGCCGATCGCCGCGCCGTCGTCACCGCCGTCCTCACCGCGGCCGGGATCGACCCCGGCGACGCCGACCAGATGGCCGCCGACCGCACCCTGCTCGACGGCTCCCCCCGCTACGTGTGGGGGGACGTCGAACCCGGGGACGTCGACTACGTCGCGGTCATCGCCGCGTCACTGCGCCAGGCGAACCGGTGGCGACAGCAGTACGAGGAGGCGAAGGCGGCGGCGGAAGGGCGGGCTTCTCCGGCGGCGGTGCCGTTGGCGGGCTGACGCGGCCCGACGGTCTGGGCGGAGGGGATACGCGTTCGGCAATGTCGTCGAGCGCAGCGAGGTAGGCGAGAGGGCAGCAACGAGGGAGAGGTGCAGGGCATGGAGATCTTGCTGGACTTGAACGAGGCCGCCAAGCGGCTTGGGGTGGGGCCGAAGTTTCCCCGCCGGTTGGTGGCTGAGCGGCGCATCCGGTTTGTGAAGGTGGGCCGCTTCGTGCGGATCCCGGAATCGGCCATCGAGGAGTTCGTGGCGGCTGGGACCGTCGAGCCGATCGTGCGCGTCGCTCGGGGTCGGGTCCCGTGAATCGAGGGGCTGGCGCCGCGAGGCGGAAGCGGGACTTCGGGTCGGTGCGCAAGCTGCCGTCGGGGAGGTGGCAGGGGCGCTACCTCGGTGCTGACGGTCTGCGGCGGACGGCCCCGATGACGTTCCGCACCAAGGCTGACGCTCTGGCCTGGTTGGCCGTGAAGCAATCGGAGCTGCTGCGTGGTGAGTGGCTC
Proteins encoded in this region:
- a CDS encoding transposase, encoding MSALARHLGVDWHTCWDAVEAEATRRVADPARLDGVEVLGVDEHIWRSSKIGDAQRAVTGMVDLTRDAEGQLHARLLDVVPGRTGTAYAGWLKKQPNTFTAGIKHASLDPFRGYADAIRDELPDAVAVLDAFHVVKLGTQVVDEVRRRVQQDTLGRRGHKDDPAVQDPWATAPRSGALAREGRSQAQRVPHRR
- a CDS encoding transposase family protein codes for the protein MDHSTCASSATWCPRTDLLFDVPGMHVLTVQRDETRFVLTIETDADVGGCPSCGVVAIGHGRRRRVVAEAPAFGVPVRLVWLARLWRCREPACPVGVFTERHDLVAPRAKLTSRAAA
- a CDS encoding DUF262 domain-containing protein — its product is MATTSETARDPKPTPERILQLANRVLIGDIVLPEFQRPFVWKRKQILELMDSIYKNYPIGSLLVWESSQRLESKRTIADLDVAERSESYPVNYLLDGQQRLSAVCGAIYWKPAEAKGEGDQPNSAKSVWNVIFDLRTGRFQHSDIINDYPSHQIPLRRLSNAPEFYKFLAPVEDAELKARADLLFVRFLQYQVPLVTLGDMTIDDVAPVFERINSTGTRLTIYDLMRAATWSPDFDLGKTVDDIKANLEPKKFDGLDNKTFLRTLGAASGGDFSAASIDGLRELSKKELQEAADSMKQASLRAADFLTTEIGAPRAEALPYANQFAVLCEVFRLLPTPTDSQLSEIKRWFWLTTLSGYFGGWDSGQMTQDTKQIREFVAGKQPTLGEGGVVPSSALWRMRPFRSNSAVSKMLGLLLADHGPVDLLNGQKISVDKSLAWSNDKEYHHFFPKAYLQRNGVDATSANVVGNIILLTSASNISIRDSAPSEYLGRLIEQSGRAAVVTRLAANLVPEAALNAALKDDYQLFLEIRADHLHKHVSALTGLTLGTVGEGDELVVENGDDSDTDASD
- a CDS encoding helix-turn-helix transcriptional regulator, encoding MGERIAAYRRRRGISQAALAGLVGRSESWLSQVERGVRSVDRLSVLLDMSRILHVDVEALIGRPWDLAPNGGAQEDELVGIRRFFGRYDELAGVASDPLPPKDLRTRIARAHTRYQAAEYRGLVEDLPDLLGHVDVTRFNGRDSNRRETLLAYVYAYVAGAKLLTKLGVPDLAMLAADRCAAASMEADSLAARGLAAYQVACALLRADRTDDAEHLAVTMAAQVDREARSDDPASLSVAGALWLISAVIAARRTERTEALERLDRAERLAQLLGEDGNHLWTAFGPTNVALHRVAVATELGDSGEALRAAMEIDVTNFPAGLKSRKAQLHLDLAWAQAQRKRDAEATLHLLEAEQVAPQVVHYNVSVRELIREMLARSGRSQTSALDKLAVRASVLV
- a CDS encoding flavoprotein, which gives rise to MTTPPSTRVLTLLTCAAPLAERAADIAGAFTSAGWRVCVVTTPSASAWVDAEAIEALTGHAPRSMQRSPANPSQDAFSGSAVIVAPLTFNTLNKWALGIADNYALGILCEAVALGRPVVAVPMIGRRFWGHPATATSMALLLGCGVTMVDLAGGRGTISPLESGSGPSLAAAFDPTTLLARFA
- a CDS encoding replication initiator → MLRSQADARGRLGEGFDVGSDAARVAAESAGVCVRPHVKTVTDVTTGATTAVPIPCGSTREAVCAPCATKAKRLRMHQCREGWHRATDPDLADDNPDGADEADEPAADKEQLEDGADDEAPGAAGARRVRSTRRLDGFPDLPTITMNQRTTGRTFTDEATGKHYQPSMFVTLTLPSYGRIIPGTGVPADPTSYDYRRAALDAILWPRLLDRFWQNLRRCAGYKVQYFSAIEAQRRLAPHLHAAVRGTIPRATIKAVTRATYHAAWWPALDTIAYPVLGGPGTDAVPLWVPELEAYVDPDTLTPLPTWEQACDEVEDPAHVVRFGSQVDIKGLLGGTPDSDRTVRYLCKYLTKNIADTYIGQHPADHADGDDTGESGRGGWVAAAYERHIDRLHAEVQLLPCGPACGNWLRYGVQPAEAGPGLAPGRCQSPTHDRENLGLGGRRVLVSRQWSGKTLTEHRADRRAVVTAVLTAAGIDPGDADQMAADRTLLDGSPRYVWGDVEPGDVDYVAVIAASLRQANRWRQQYEEAKAAAEGRASPAAVPLAG
- a CDS encoding helix-turn-helix domain-containing protein — protein: MEILLDLNEAAKRLGVGPKFPRRLVAERRIRFVKVGRFVRIPESAIEEFVAAGTVEPIVRVARGRVP